One Microbacterium sp. No. 7 genomic window carries:
- the mvk gene encoding mevalonate kinase — protein sequence MGDGAVSIQTLHMSARVDVPDTSDARPEIDVAPPSGVGHASAKAILFGEHAVVFGEPAIAVPVRSLTASVRLHRTDGSARLDSALYHGPLHTAPLRLDVTTTALHAVLDHLGEPGAAVAMTIESTIPVERGLGSSAAVSAAIVHAALDAWRTTADDETIHELIQVSERRAHGSPSGLDARAVRATGPLWFQRGAVAGLEVATPLHLVIADSGVRGRTREAVQGVADRREADAATIDALIGALGGLSVAARDDLARGDLPRIGAGMSEAHRLLVELGVGDPALDHLARAAAGAGALGAKLTGGGRGGCVLALATDADHATAIAAHLRGAGASAVWTTTVEATT from the coding sequence ATGGGAGACGGGGCTGTTAGCATTCAGACACTTCACATGAGTGCACGCGTAGATGTCCCAGACACCTCGGATGCCCGTCCAGAGATCGATGTCGCACCCCCGTCCGGTGTGGGACATGCCAGTGCGAAAGCGATCCTCTTCGGCGAGCATGCCGTGGTGTTCGGCGAGCCCGCGATCGCGGTGCCGGTGCGCTCGCTGACGGCATCCGTGCGCCTGCACCGCACCGACGGCAGCGCGCGCCTCGACAGCGCCCTCTACCACGGCCCGCTGCACACCGCTCCGCTGCGGCTCGACGTCACGACCACCGCGCTGCACGCCGTGCTCGACCACCTGGGCGAGCCCGGCGCCGCCGTCGCGATGACGATCGAGAGCACCATCCCGGTCGAGCGCGGCCTCGGCTCGAGCGCCGCGGTCTCGGCGGCGATCGTGCACGCCGCCCTCGACGCGTGGCGCACGACCGCCGACGACGAGACGATCCACGAGCTCATCCAGGTGTCCGAGCGACGCGCCCACGGCTCGCCGAGCGGCCTCGACGCGCGCGCGGTACGGGCGACCGGTCCGCTGTGGTTCCAGCGCGGCGCCGTCGCGGGCCTCGAGGTCGCGACCCCCCTGCACCTCGTGATCGCCGACTCCGGCGTGCGCGGCCGCACGCGCGAGGCCGTGCAGGGCGTCGCCGACCGGCGAGAGGCGGATGCCGCGACGATCGACGCGCTCATCGGCGCGCTCGGCGGGCTCAGCGTCGCCGCCCGCGACGACCTCGCCCGCGGAGACCTGCCGCGCATCGGCGCGGGCATGAGCGAGGCGCACCGGCTGCTCGTTGAGCTCGGCGTCGGCGATCCCGCACTCGACCATCTCGCCCGCGCCGCCGCCGGCGCCGGCGCGCTCGGCGCCAAGCTCACCGGCGGCGGCCGCGGCGGATGCGTGCTCGCCCTCGCGACCGACGCCGACCATGCGACGGCGATCGCCGCGCACCTGCGCGGCGCCGGGGCGAGCGCGGTGTGGACGACGACCGTGGAGGCGACGACATGA
- the pyrR gene encoding bifunctional pyr operon transcriptional regulator/uracil phosphoribosyltransferase PyrR has product MSTRTVLHDADIARALTRISHEILEANKGPDGLVLLGIPTRGVALARRIGALLGDFGGQPVPVGALDVTMYRDDLHRNPTRTPQPTQIPDSGIDGRTVVLVDDVLFSGRSIRAALDALNDIGRPAAVRLAILVDRGHRELPIRPDFVGKNLPSARDERVYVRLAEVDGEEFVSIGGE; this is encoded by the coding sequence ATGAGCACGCGCACCGTGCTGCATGACGCTGACATCGCCCGCGCACTGACTCGGATCTCGCACGAGATCCTGGAGGCGAACAAGGGGCCCGACGGCCTCGTGCTCCTGGGCATCCCCACCCGCGGCGTGGCCCTCGCCCGCCGCATCGGCGCCCTGCTCGGCGACTTCGGCGGGCAGCCGGTGCCCGTGGGCGCGCTCGACGTCACGATGTACCGCGACGATCTGCACCGCAACCCCACGCGCACCCCGCAGCCCACGCAGATCCCGGACAGCGGCATCGACGGCAGGACGGTCGTGCTCGTCGACGACGTGCTCTTCTCGGGCCGCTCGATCCGCGCGGCGCTCGACGCGCTGAACGACATCGGCCGCCCCGCCGCCGTGCGCCTCGCGATCCTCGTCGACCGCGGCCACCGCGAGCTGCCGATCCGTCCCGACTTCGTCGGCAAGAACCTGCCGAGCGCGCGGGACGAGCGCGTGTACGTGCGCCTCGCCGAGGTGGACGGCGAGGAGTTCGTCTCGATCGGCGGGGAGTGA
- a CDS encoding aspartate carbamoyltransferase catalytic subunit — protein sequence MRHLLDTKTLSRADAVRILDVAEDMRATQSREVKKLPTLRGKTVVNLFFEDSTRTRISFEAAAKRLSADVINFSAKGSSVSKGESLQDTAQTLQAMGADAVVIRHGASGAPHTLATSGWISAGVVNAGDGTHEHPTQALLDAFTMRKRRHGDDSRGRDLAGMRVAIVGDILHSRVARSNVWLLTTLGAEVTIVAPATLVPQDLSAWPVSVRYDLDEAVAEGPDALMMLRIQLERMNAAYFPTEREYSRRWGLDAGRLAALPAGSIVMHPGPMNRGLEISADAADSPRSTVLEQVANGVSVRMAVLYLLLAGERETNTEENAS from the coding sequence ATGCGACACCTGCTCGACACCAAGACGCTCTCGCGCGCCGACGCCGTGCGCATCCTCGACGTCGCCGAGGACATGCGCGCGACGCAGAGCCGCGAGGTCAAGAAGCTGCCGACGCTGCGCGGCAAGACCGTCGTGAACCTCTTCTTCGAGGACTCCACGCGCACCCGCATCTCGTTCGAGGCCGCCGCCAAGCGCCTGTCGGCCGACGTCATCAACTTCTCCGCGAAGGGCTCGTCCGTCTCGAAGGGCGAGTCGCTGCAGGACACCGCGCAGACGCTGCAGGCGATGGGCGCGGATGCCGTCGTCATCCGCCACGGCGCCTCCGGCGCGCCGCACACGCTCGCGACGAGCGGCTGGATCTCGGCCGGCGTCGTCAACGCGGGCGACGGCACGCACGAGCACCCGACGCAGGCGCTGCTCGACGCGTTCACGATGCGCAAGCGCCGGCACGGCGACGACAGCCGGGGTCGCGACCTCGCGGGCATGCGGGTCGCGATCGTCGGCGACATCCTGCACTCGCGCGTGGCCCGGTCGAACGTCTGGCTGCTCACGACGCTCGGCGCCGAGGTCACGATCGTCGCCCCCGCGACCCTCGTGCCGCAGGATCTCTCCGCCTGGCCCGTGTCGGTGCGCTACGACCTCGACGAGGCCGTCGCCGAGGGGCCCGACGCGCTCATGATGCTGCGCATCCAGCTGGAACGCATGAACGCCGCGTATTTCCCCACCGAACGGGAGTATTCCCGGCGCTGGGGGCTCGACGCGGGGCGACTGGCCGCCCTTCCTGCCGGTAGCATCGTGATGCATCCGGGACCGATGAACCGCGGCCTGGAGATCTCCGCCGACGCCGCCGACTCACCGCGCTCGACCGTGCTCGAACAGGTCGCGAACGGCGTGTCGGTGCGCATGGCGGTGCTGTACCTGCTGCTGGCGGGCGAACGCGAGACGAACACGGAGGAGAACGCATCATGA
- a CDS encoding dihydroorotase: MTIVIRGARINGGEAADVVVENGVIAEVGSGLSRAGARVVDADGLIALPGLVDLHTHLREPGFEASETILTGSQAAAAGGFTTVFAMPNTQPVADTAGVVEQELALGEAAGYVHVQPIGAVTVGQKGERLAELGAMATSRARVRVFSDDGSCVWDPLIMRRALEYVKAFDGVIAQHAQDPRLTQGAQMNEGTVSAELGLAGWPRVAEESIIARDVLLAEHVGSRLHVCHLSTAGSVDIIRWAKKRGVNVTAEVTPHHLLLTEELVRGYDPRYKVNPPLRRDEDVRAVREGLADGTIDIVATDHAPHPAETKSCEWQAASHGMVGLESALRVVQQACVDTGMLTWDDVARVMSTAPARIGRLDDAGTPVEAGAPASLTLYDPAPARAFSVDDLRGRSRNSPYLGQELPGEVRWTISRGVVTVADAQLQDLTASGAEGARA; this comes from the coding sequence ATGACCATCGTCATCCGCGGCGCCAGGATCAACGGGGGAGAGGCCGCCGACGTCGTCGTCGAGAACGGCGTGATCGCCGAGGTCGGCAGCGGACTGAGCCGTGCCGGCGCACGCGTCGTCGACGCCGACGGGCTCATCGCGCTCCCCGGGCTCGTCGACCTGCACACGCATCTGCGCGAGCCGGGGTTCGAGGCCTCCGAGACGATCCTCACCGGCTCGCAGGCCGCTGCGGCCGGCGGGTTCACCACCGTCTTCGCGATGCCCAACACCCAGCCCGTCGCCGACACCGCCGGCGTCGTCGAGCAGGAGCTCGCGCTCGGCGAGGCGGCCGGCTACGTGCACGTGCAGCCGATCGGCGCCGTCACCGTGGGCCAGAAGGGCGAGCGCCTCGCCGAGCTGGGCGCCATGGCGACCTCGCGCGCCCGCGTGCGCGTGTTCAGCGACGACGGATCGTGCGTGTGGGATCCGCTCATCATGCGTCGCGCGCTCGAGTACGTGAAGGCGTTCGACGGCGTCATCGCCCAGCACGCGCAGGACCCGCGCCTCACGCAGGGCGCCCAGATGAACGAGGGCACGGTCTCCGCCGAGCTCGGCCTGGCCGGCTGGCCCCGCGTCGCCGAGGAGTCGATCATCGCGCGCGACGTGCTGCTGGCCGAGCACGTCGGCTCGCGCCTGCACGTCTGCCACCTGTCGACCGCCGGCTCGGTCGACATCATCCGCTGGGCCAAGAAGCGCGGCGTGAACGTCACCGCCGAGGTCACCCCGCACCACCTGCTGCTCACCGAGGAGCTTGTGCGCGGATACGACCCGCGGTACAAGGTCAACCCGCCGCTGCGCCGCGACGAGGACGTGCGGGCGGTGCGCGAAGGGCTCGCGGACGGCACGATCGACATCGTCGCGACCGACCACGCCCCGCACCCGGCCGAGACGAAGTCGTGCGAGTGGCAGGCCGCGTCGCACGGCATGGTGGGGCTCGAGTCCGCCCTGCGGGTCGTGCAGCAGGCGTGCGTCGACACGGGCATGCTCACCTGGGACGACGTCGCGCGGGTCATGTCCACGGCCCCCGCGCGCATCGGCCGCCTCGACGACGCCGGCACGCCCGTCGAGGCGGGCGCACCCGCCTCGCTCACGCTCTACGACCCGGCGCCCGCGCGCGCGTTCTCGGTCGACGACCTGCGCGGCCGCAGCCGCAACTCGCCCTACCTGGGCCAGGAGCTGCCGGGCGAGGTGCGCTGGACGATCTCGCGCGGCGTCGTGACCGTCGCCGACGCGCAGCTGCAGGACCTGACCGCATCCGGCGCCGAGGGGGCACGCGCATGA
- a CDS encoding PH-like domain-containing protein yields the protein MTREIAIGIMIGFAVVLLALGLWGWLRRARRDSGIAVPVGEAPANAATRTVVSGLYVATTRHAEPLERLSIRGLTFRSRADVTVTDAGVALDLTGQPRIFFDRERIAAVEQATVAIDRVVERDGLVRLSWRTDAGDVVDSYFRPQESSARALTDAISGILTPASPPSASADPSDLAESDA from the coding sequence ATGACCCGCGAGATCGCCATCGGCATCATGATCGGCTTCGCCGTCGTGCTGCTGGCCCTCGGCCTGTGGGGCTGGCTGCGACGCGCGCGCCGCGACAGCGGCATCGCCGTGCCCGTGGGCGAGGCGCCCGCGAACGCCGCGACGCGTACGGTCGTGTCGGGACTGTACGTCGCGACCACGCGGCACGCCGAGCCGCTCGAGCGGCTCTCGATCCGCGGCCTGACGTTCCGCTCGCGCGCCGACGTCACCGTCACCGACGCGGGCGTGGCCCTCGACCTCACCGGCCAGCCCCGCATCTTCTTCGACCGCGAGCGCATCGCCGCGGTCGAGCAGGCCACCGTCGCGATCGACCGCGTCGTCGAGCGCGACGGCCTCGTGCGACTGAGCTGGCGCACCGACGCCGGCGACGTCGTCGACAGCTACTTCCGGCCCCAGGAGAGCTCCGCGCGCGCCCTGACCGACGCGATCTCCGGCATCCTGACGCCGGCATCCCCTCCCTCGGCATCCGCCGATCCCTCCGACCTCGCGGAAAGCGACGCATGA
- the carA gene encoding glutamine-hydrolyzing carbamoyl-phosphate synthase small subunit, which translates to MILTTDPAVLVLEDGTRHTGRAYGARGTTLGEVVFATGMTGYQETLTDPSYAGQIVLQTAPHIGNTGMNGEDPESRRVWVAGYIVRDPSRVVSNWRAEESLDDALVRDGIVGISGIDTRAITRVLRSAGSLRGGIFSGEAAALDAGEQLRIVRDAPPMAGRNLSAQVSVDVASVTPAQGERLGNLAVLDLGVKQATIDNLAARGFEVHVLPQDVTIDDVRAIDPVAVFYSNGPGDPAASDRHVALLRAVLDAGLPFFGICFGNQLLGRALGFGTYKLPFGHRGINQPVLDKATGRVEITAHNHGFAVDAPLEGTVDSPNGYGRVEVSHIGLNDNVVEGLRALDIPAFSVQYHPEAAAGPHDANYLFDRFADLVKENRA; encoded by the coding sequence ATGATCCTCACGACAGACCCCGCCGTCCTGGTCCTCGAAGACGGCACCCGGCACACCGGACGCGCCTACGGCGCGCGCGGGACGACCCTCGGCGAGGTCGTCTTCGCGACCGGCATGACGGGCTACCAGGAGACCCTGACCGACCCCTCGTACGCCGGCCAGATCGTGCTGCAGACCGCGCCGCACATCGGCAACACGGGAATGAACGGCGAAGACCCCGAGTCGCGTCGCGTCTGGGTCGCCGGCTACATCGTGCGCGACCCCTCGCGCGTCGTCTCCAACTGGCGCGCGGAGGAGTCGCTCGACGACGCGCTCGTGCGCGACGGCATCGTCGGCATCAGCGGCATCGACACGCGCGCGATCACCCGTGTGCTGCGCAGCGCCGGGTCGCTGCGCGGCGGCATCTTCTCGGGCGAGGCCGCGGCGCTGGATGCCGGGGAGCAGCTGCGCATCGTGCGCGACGCGCCGCCGATGGCGGGCCGGAACCTCTCGGCGCAGGTCTCCGTCGACGTCGCCAGCGTCACCCCCGCGCAGGGGGAGCGCCTCGGCAACCTCGCGGTGCTCGACCTGGGCGTCAAGCAGGCGACGATCGACAACCTCGCCGCGCGTGGCTTCGAGGTGCACGTGCTGCCCCAGGACGTCACGATCGACGACGTCCGCGCCATCGACCCCGTCGCCGTCTTCTACTCGAACGGCCCGGGCGACCCGGCCGCCAGCGACCGGCACGTCGCGCTGCTGCGCGCCGTGCTCGACGCGGGGCTGCCGTTCTTCGGCATCTGCTTCGGCAACCAGCTGCTCGGCCGCGCGCTCGGCTTCGGCACCTACAAGCTGCCGTTCGGCCACCGCGGCATCAACCAGCCCGTGCTCGACAAGGCGACCGGACGCGTCGAGATCACGGCGCACAACCACGGCTTCGCCGTCGACGCGCCGCTCGAGGGCACCGTGGACAGCCCGAACGGCTACGGCCGCGTCGAGGTCAGCCACATCGGCCTCAACGACAACGTCGTGGAGGGCCTGCGCGCCCTCGACATCCCCGCGTTCAGCGTGCAGTACCACCCCGAGGCGGCCGCGGGCCCGCACGACGCCAACTACCTGTTCGATAGGTTTGCGGACCTGGTGAAGGAGAACCGTGCCTAA
- the carB gene encoding carbamoyl-phosphate synthase large subunit gives MPKRTDINSVLVIGSGPIVIGQACEFDYSGTQACRVLREEGVRVILVNSNPATIMTDPDFADATYIEPITPAVIETIIAKEKPDAILPTLGGQTALNAAMALHEQGILDRYGVELIGAKVDAIRKGEDRQIFKELVIAAGADVARSVIAHTMDDLLAGAAELGYPLVVRPSFTMGGLGSGFAFDEDDLRRIGGAGLRDSPTTEVLLEESILGWKEYELELMRDTSDNTVVVCSIENVDPVGVHTGDSITVAPALTLTDREYQKLRDIGIDIIRAVGVDTGGCNIQFAVDPDTGRIIVIEMNPRVSRSSALASKATGFPIAKLAAKLAIGYRLDEVPNDITRATPASFEPTLDYIVVKVPRFNFEKFPAADATLTTTMKSVGEAMAIGRNYATALQKALRSLEKRGSSFHWGEEPRSVEELLETAKTPTDGRIVTLQQALRKGATIEQAFEATKIDPWFLDQIVLINEVAAFVADAAELDAATIRLAKEHGFSDAQLAQLRGLTEAEVRGVRHGLGIRPVYKTVDTCAGEFPALTPYHYSSYDTETEVTPSERTKVVIIGSGPNRIGQGVEFDYSCVHASFALADAGFETVMVNCNPETVSTDYDTSDRLYFEPLTLEDVLEVLHAESQSGEILGVVCQLGGQTPLGLAKGIEEAGYTILGTKPAAIDVAEEREQFSQLLERAGLTAPRHGTATDEAGAIAIAEEIGYPVLVRPSFVLGGRGMEIVYDTASLRDYFVRIADQAIIGESAPLLVDRFLDDAVEIDVDALYDGNELYVGGVMEHLEEAGIHSGDSSCTLPPISLGRTEVDRVRAATLAIAEGVGVRGLLNVQFAVSAGVLYVIEANPRASRTVPFVSKALGIPMAKAASRIMAGATIAELKTEGLLPAQDGSRVPLDAPVSVKEAVLPFKRFRTADGRTVDSVLGPEMRSTGEVMGIDRDFPTAFAKSQAAAYGGMPTSGTVFLSVADDDKRAVILPAHRLQELGYRIVATEGTAEILARNGIRVETVEKYSETQGTGERNIVDLINAGEIDIVVNTPSGGIARADGYEIRAAAVAGDKALFTTMAVLGAAVSALPVLREGFAVRSLQEYAADRRERA, from the coding sequence GTGCCTAAGCGCACCGACATCAACTCAGTCCTCGTCATCGGGTCGGGCCCGATCGTGATCGGCCAGGCGTGCGAGTTCGACTACTCGGGCACCCAGGCCTGCCGCGTGCTGCGCGAGGAGGGCGTGCGCGTCATCCTGGTCAACTCGAACCCGGCGACGATCATGACCGACCCCGACTTCGCCGACGCGACCTACATCGAGCCGATCACCCCCGCGGTGATCGAGACCATCATCGCCAAGGAGAAGCCCGACGCGATCCTGCCGACCCTCGGCGGGCAGACCGCGCTGAACGCCGCCATGGCGCTGCACGAGCAGGGCATCCTGGACAGGTACGGCGTCGAGCTGATCGGCGCCAAGGTGGACGCCATCCGCAAGGGCGAGGACCGCCAGATCTTCAAGGAGCTCGTCATCGCCGCCGGCGCCGACGTGGCCCGCTCGGTCATCGCGCACACGATGGACGACCTGCTCGCGGGCGCCGCGGAGCTCGGCTACCCGCTCGTCGTGCGGCCCTCGTTCACGATGGGCGGCCTGGGCTCGGGCTTCGCGTTCGACGAGGACGACCTGCGCCGCATCGGCGGGGCCGGCCTGCGCGACTCGCCGACCACCGAGGTGCTGCTGGAGGAGTCGATCCTCGGCTGGAAGGAGTACGAGCTCGAGCTCATGCGCGACACGTCCGACAACACGGTCGTCGTGTGCTCGATCGAGAACGTCGACCCCGTCGGCGTGCACACCGGCGACTCGATCACGGTCGCCCCCGCGCTGACGCTCACCGACCGCGAGTACCAGAAGCTGCGCGACATCGGCATCGACATCATCCGCGCCGTGGGCGTGGACACGGGCGGCTGCAACATCCAGTTCGCCGTCGACCCCGACACCGGGCGCATCATCGTGATCGAGATGAACCCGCGCGTCTCGCGCTCGTCGGCGCTCGCGTCGAAGGCCACGGGCTTCCCGATCGCGAAGCTCGCGGCGAAGCTCGCGATCGGCTACCGCCTCGACGAGGTGCCCAACGACATCACGCGGGCGACGCCGGCGAGCTTCGAGCCGACCCTCGACTACATCGTCGTGAAGGTGCCGCGGTTCAACTTCGAGAAGTTCCCCGCCGCCGACGCGACGCTGACGACGACCATGAAGTCCGTCGGCGAGGCGATGGCGATCGGCCGCAACTACGCGACGGCGCTGCAGAAGGCGCTGCGCTCGCTGGAGAAGCGCGGCTCGTCGTTCCACTGGGGCGAGGAGCCGCGTTCGGTCGAGGAACTGCTGGAGACGGCGAAGACCCCCACCGACGGCCGCATCGTGACGCTGCAGCAGGCGCTGCGCAAGGGCGCGACGATCGAGCAGGCGTTCGAGGCCACCAAGATCGACCCGTGGTTCCTCGACCAGATCGTGCTGATCAACGAGGTCGCCGCCTTCGTCGCGGATGCCGCGGAGCTGGACGCCGCGACGATCCGCCTCGCGAAGGAGCACGGCTTCAGCGACGCGCAGCTCGCACAGCTGCGCGGTCTCACCGAGGCGGAGGTGCGCGGCGTGCGCCACGGCCTCGGCATCCGCCCGGTCTACAAGACGGTGGACACGTGCGCCGGCGAGTTCCCGGCGCTCACGCCCTACCACTACTCGTCCTACGACACCGAGACCGAGGTCACGCCGTCGGAGCGCACGAAGGTCGTCATCATCGGCTCGGGCCCCAACCGCATCGGCCAGGGCGTCGAGTTCGACTACTCGTGCGTGCACGCGTCGTTCGCCCTCGCCGACGCCGGGTTCGAGACCGTCATGGTCAACTGCAACCCCGAGACGGTCTCGACCGACTACGACACGAGCGACCGCCTCTACTTCGAGCCGCTGACGCTCGAGGACGTGCTCGAGGTGCTGCACGCGGAGTCGCAGTCGGGCGAGATCCTCGGCGTCGTCTGCCAGCTCGGCGGCCAGACGCCGCTGGGGCTCGCGAAGGGCATCGAGGAGGCCGGCTACACCATCCTCGGCACGAAGCCCGCGGCGATCGACGTCGCTGAGGAGCGCGAGCAGTTCTCGCAGCTGCTGGAGCGCGCGGGCCTGACGGCGCCGCGGCACGGCACCGCGACCGACGAGGCGGGCGCGATCGCGATCGCCGAGGAGATCGGCTATCCGGTGCTCGTGCGCCCGAGCTTCGTGCTCGGCGGACGCGGCATGGAGATCGTCTACGACACCGCGAGCCTGCGCGACTACTTCGTGCGCATCGCCGACCAGGCGATCATCGGCGAGAGCGCGCCGCTGCTCGTCGACCGCTTCCTCGACGACGCCGTGGAGATCGACGTCGACGCCCTCTACGACGGGAACGAGCTGTACGTCGGAGGCGTCATGGAGCACCTCGAGGAGGCCGGCATCCACTCGGGCGACTCGTCGTGCACGCTGCCGCCGATCTCGCTCGGCCGCACGGAGGTCGACCGGGTGCGCGCCGCGACGCTCGCGATCGCCGAGGGCGTCGGCGTGCGCGGACTGCTGAACGTGCAGTTCGCCGTGTCGGCGGGCGTGCTCTACGTCATCGAGGCGAACCCGCGGGCGTCGCGCACCGTGCCGTTCGTGTCGAAGGCGCTGGGCATCCCGATGGCCAAGGCGGCGTCGCGGATCATGGCGGGGGCCACGATCGCGGAGCTCAAGACGGAGGGGCTGCTGCCCGCGCAGGACGGCTCGCGCGTGCCGCTCGACGCCCCCGTGTCGGTCAAGGAGGCGGTGCTGCCGTTCAAGCGGTTCCGCACCGCCGACGGCCGCACGGTCGACTCGGTGCTCGGCCCCGAGATGCGCTCGACCGGCGAGGTCATGGGCATCGACCGCGACTTCCCGACCGCGTTCGCGAAGAGCCAGGCCGCGGCGTACGGCGGCATGCCGACGTCGGGCACGGTGTTCCTCTCGGTCGCCGACGACGACAAGCGCGCCGTCATCCTGCCGGCGCACCGCCTGCAGGAGCTGGGCTACCGCATCGTCGCGACGGAGGGCACCGCCGAGATCCTGGCCCGCAACGGCATCCGGGTGGAGACCGTCGAGAAGTACTCCGAGACGCAGGGGACGGGCGAGCGCAACATCGTCGACCTCATCAACGCGGGCGAGATCGACATCGTCGTGAACACCCCGTCGGGCGGCATCGCGCGCGCCGACGGCTACGAGATCCGCGCGGCCGCCGTCGCGGGCGACAAGGCCCTGTTCACGACGATGGCCGTGCTCGGCGCCGCCGTGAGCGCGCTGCCCGTGCTGCGCGAGGGCTTCGCGGTGCGGAGCCTGCAGGAGTACGCCGCCGACCGCCGGGAGCGTGCATGA
- the pyrF gene encoding orotidine-5'-phosphate decarboxylase produces the protein MTSFGARLRAALEAHGPLCVGIDPHEALLREWGLDAGAAGVREFGLRVVEAAAGQAGVVKPQVAFFERFGSAGFAALEDVQRAARDAGLLVIADAKRGDIGSTMAGYAAAWFDAGAPLEADALTVSPYLGPDSLRETLTTAVRAGKGVFVLAATSNPEAYALQSAHTVDVAAGDGETVAQRVARDVTAINSSAAFAGDGLGPIGLVVGATVDRASVGLSDDVLRGAPILAPGFGAQGAEPADLRAIFGALTPGVVANESRSVLSAGPDGIRARIAERAALYRAIRDGLSAQEGKDG, from the coding sequence ATGACCTCGTTCGGCGCGCGCCTGCGCGCCGCACTCGAGGCGCACGGGCCGCTGTGCGTGGGCATCGACCCGCACGAGGCGCTGCTGCGCGAGTGGGGACTGGATGCCGGCGCCGCGGGCGTGCGCGAGTTCGGCCTGCGCGTCGTCGAGGCCGCCGCCGGGCAGGCGGGCGTCGTGAAGCCGCAGGTCGCGTTCTTCGAGCGCTTCGGCTCGGCCGGGTTCGCGGCGCTGGAGGACGTGCAGCGGGCAGCGCGCGACGCCGGCCTGCTCGTGATCGCCGACGCGAAGCGCGGCGACATCGGCTCGACGATGGCGGGATACGCGGCGGCGTGGTTCGACGCGGGCGCGCCCCTGGAGGCGGACGCCCTCACGGTGAGCCCGTACCTCGGCCCCGACTCGCTGCGCGAGACGCTGACGACCGCGGTGCGCGCGGGCAAGGGCGTGTTCGTGCTGGCCGCGACGAGCAACCCCGAGGCGTACGCGCTGCAGAGCGCGCACACGGTCGACGTGGCCGCGGGCGACGGCGAGACCGTCGCGCAGCGCGTGGCGCGCGACGTGACGGCGATCAACTCGAGCGCGGCGTTCGCGGGCGACGGGCTCGGGCCGATCGGCCTGGTCGTCGGCGCGACGGTCGACCGCGCGTCGGTCGGGCTGAGCGACGACGTGCTGCGCGGGGCGCCCATCCTGGCGCCGGGCTTCGGCGCGCAGGGCGCCGAGCCGGCCGACCTGCGCGCGATCTTCGGCGCGCTGACCCCCGGCGTCGTGGCGAACGAGAGCCGCAGCGTGCTGTCGGCCGGCCCCGACGGCATCCGCGCGCGCATCGCAGAGCGCGCGGCGCTGTATCGTGCGATTCGTGACGGACTCTCTGCTCAGGAGGGCAAGGATGGCTGA
- the gmk gene encoding guanylate kinase yields the protein MADSRTPPEVDRAAASRRAVEVRRARAALKRDVSTRVVTPQELLRRAWADPASPAGTMRVTEFLTSIPAIGEGKRDRILSELGISPVKRLGGLGSRQRTVLLDFIDGRLPEAVARPGRSRLLVLAGPTAVGKGTVAAHIKEHHPEILLSVSATTRAPRPGEVHGEHYFFVDDAEFDRLVASGELLEWATVHNRHRYGTPKAPIDTALAEGRTVLLEIDLQGARQVRAAAPDATLIFLLPPSWDELVDRLVGRGTEDAEERARRLRTAKVELAAQGEFDYRVVNDDIARAAAEVATLAR from the coding sequence ATGGCTGACTCGCGTACCCCGCCCGAGGTCGACCGCGCCGCGGCATCGCGGCGCGCGGTCGAGGTGCGCCGCGCCCGCGCCGCGCTCAAGCGCGACGTCTCGACGCGCGTCGTGACCCCGCAGGAGCTGCTGCGCCGTGCGTGGGCCGACCCGGCGTCGCCGGCGGGGACGATGCGCGTCACGGAGTTCCTCACCTCCATCCCCGCGATCGGCGAGGGCAAGCGCGACCGCATCCTGTCCGAGCTCGGCATCTCGCCCGTCAAGCGGCTGGGCGGTCTCGGCTCGCGGCAGCGCACGGTGCTGCTCGACTTCATCGACGGGCGTCTCCCGGAGGCGGTCGCGCGCCCGGGTCGCAGCCGCCTGCTCGTGCTTGCGGGCCCCACCGCCGTCGGCAAGGGCACCGTGGCGGCGCACATCAAGGAGCACCACCCCGAGATCCTGCTCTCGGTCTCGGCGACGACGCGGGCGCCCCGCCCGGGCGAGGTCCACGGCGAGCACTACTTCTTCGTCGACGACGCCGAGTTCGACCGGCTCGTCGCATCGGGCGAGCTGCTCGAGTGGGCGACGGTGCACAACAGGCACCGCTACGGCACGCCGAAGGCGCCGATCGACACGGCGCTGGCCGAGGGCCGCACCGTGCTGCTGGAGATCGACCTGCAGGGCGCGCGCCAGGTGCGCGCGGCGGCGCCCGACGCGACCCTCATCTTCCTGCTGCCGCCGAGCTGGGACGAGCTCGTCGACCGGCTCGTCGGACGCGGCACGGAGGACGCCGAGGAGCGCGCGCGACGCCTGCGCACCGCCAAGGTCGAGCTCGCGGCGCAGGGCGAGTTCGACTACCGCGTCGTGAACGACGACATCGCCCGCGCGGCGGCAGAGGTGGCGACGCTCGCGCGGTAG